In Rhodospirillales bacterium, a single window of DNA contains:
- a CDS encoding penicillin-binding protein 2: MFILAMCFLAAFVVVGGRLVEVMAVPLSPDAVLADGGLAVPVGRADLVDRNGVLLATNLPTASLYAEPRRVLDAGEAARALAGILPEIDAAEVEEDLASDRGFVWVQRSITPVQQAEIHALGLPGLGFMREERRVYPQGQLTSHLVGFTDIDRHGLAGAEMALEGELQARVAGDGLPLALSIDVRFQQIVREELAATIEKFEALGGSAIVLDANTGEVMAMVSLPDFDPNHAGDFDADMRFNRTTLGVYELGSIFKVFTAGMALDSGLVDLASGYDASEPLSVASFTISDYKPEKRWLSLPEILVYSSNIGSARMALDVGAEGQQHFLRRIGLMDPVAIELPEVGDPMYPSTWREINTMTIGFGHGIAVTPVQAAAAFASMVNGGTLYQPTILRRQSELPPSGTQVIDEETSDTLKLLTHLVVQYGSGRKAQVDGYLIGGKTGTAEKLDSAGGYAEDLLLSSFAAAFPIDNPEYVILVSIDEPQGIEESFGYATGGWTAAPTVGRIISRIGPLAGIAPREGLFPDLPEAKGNADEQLEAILAAFSSR, translated from the coding sequence ATGTTCATTCTGGCGATGTGTTTCCTGGCGGCCTTCGTTGTTGTCGGTGGCCGGCTCGTCGAGGTCATGGCGGTGCCGTTGTCGCCGGATGCGGTGCTGGCGGACGGCGGCTTGGCCGTGCCGGTTGGTCGCGCCGATCTTGTCGACCGCAATGGTGTCCTGCTCGCGACGAACCTGCCGACGGCGTCGCTCTATGCCGAGCCTCGGCGTGTGCTCGATGCGGGCGAGGCGGCACGAGCGCTCGCAGGAATTCTGCCCGAGATCGATGCCGCCGAGGTCGAGGAAGACCTTGCCAGCGATCGCGGCTTCGTCTGGGTTCAGCGCAGCATCACACCCGTTCAGCAGGCTGAGATCCACGCTCTGGGCCTTCCCGGTCTGGGCTTCATGCGGGAGGAGCGTCGGGTCTATCCGCAGGGTCAGCTCACGTCGCATCTCGTCGGCTTCACCGACATCGACCGTCACGGCCTCGCCGGTGCCGAAATGGCGCTCGAGGGTGAGCTGCAGGCACGCGTAGCCGGCGACGGATTGCCGCTGGCGCTTTCGATCGATGTCCGTTTCCAGCAGATCGTGCGCGAGGAACTGGCTGCGACCATCGAGAAGTTCGAGGCCCTGGGTGGATCGGCTATCGTGCTCGACGCCAACACCGGCGAGGTCATGGCCATGGTCTCGCTGCCCGATTTCGATCCCAATCATGCCGGAGACTTTGACGCCGACATGCGCTTTAACCGGACCACGCTGGGTGTCTATGAGCTCGGATCCATCTTCAAGGTGTTCACTGCGGGAATGGCGCTCGACTCCGGTCTTGTGGATCTCGCAAGTGGCTATGACGCATCCGAGCCGCTGAGTGTCGCGAGTTTCACCATAAGTGACTACAAGCCCGAGAAGCGCTGGCTCTCTCTGCCCGAAATTCTCGTCTACTCGTCCAACATCGGTTCGGCACGCATGGCGCTCGACGTCGGCGCCGAGGGCCAGCAGCACTTCCTGCGCAGGATCGGCCTCATGGATCCCGTGGCAATAGAGCTGCCGGAAGTCGGCGATCCCATGTATCCGTCGACCTGGCGCGAGATCAACACGATGACGATCGGCTTCGGTCACGGCATCGCGGTGACGCCGGTGCAGGCCGCGGCAGCGTTTGCGTCTATGGTCAACGGCGGTACGCTTTACCAGCCGACTATCCTGCGCCGGCAGTCGGAGCTTCCGCCGTCCGGAACGCAGGTGATCGACGAAGAAACCTCCGACACGCTCAAGCTTCTGACCCATCTCGTGGTGCAGTACGGCAGTGGCCGGAAGGCACAGGTCGATGGCTATCTGATCGGCGGCAAGACCGGCACGGCCGAGAAACTCGATTCTGCCGGCGGCTACGCGGAAGACCTTCTGCTCTCGTCGTTCGCGGCGGCTTTTCCGATCGACAACCCCGAATACGTGATCCTCGTCTCGATCGACGAGCCGCAGGGCATCGAAGAGAGTTTCGGCTACGCCACCGGCGGCTGGACCGCGGCGCCCACCGTGGGTCGCATCATTTCCCGCATCGGT